From a single Paenibacillus sp. FSL W8-0426 genomic region:
- a CDS encoding ATP-binding cassette domain-containing protein has translation MKPLERAAHHASGDWAIEAQGLVKTFGDKRAVDGVNLNVKAGTIYGVLGPNGAGKTTTIRMLGTLLRPDMGSAQIFGHDVVKESHIVRQLIGLTGQYASVDESLSANENLMIFSRLLGLGRAEAKRKTADLLEEFGLTDAAKRPIKGFSGGMRRRLDLAASLIAQPPLIFLDEPTTGLDPRTRAQMWNTIRQLVQSGSTVLLTTQYLDEADQLADRVAVIDQGHVVAEGTVDDLKASVGTASLQLRIQEMTQLEQARQIVEQILRTESNVTAEAGKITAPMADANIAADLLIAFRAAGIDLAEMSVQKPTLDEVFLAITGQDARGNESHPSPETNAVKELQA, from the coding sequence ATCAAACCATTGGAAAGAGCAGCGCATCATGCCTCTGGAGATTGGGCTATTGAAGCACAAGGGCTCGTGAAAACTTTTGGAGATAAGCGGGCGGTAGACGGTGTCAATCTGAACGTAAAGGCAGGTACGATCTACGGCGTACTGGGTCCCAACGGGGCAGGCAAAACAACGACGATCCGCATGCTGGGCACCTTGCTGCGTCCGGATATGGGATCAGCCCAAATCTTTGGACATGATGTGGTAAAAGAGTCACACATCGTACGCCAGCTGATCGGACTGACCGGCCAATATGCCTCTGTTGACGAATCGCTGAGTGCGAACGAAAATTTGATGATCTTTTCCCGCCTTCTCGGTCTTGGACGTGCTGAAGCAAAGCGCAAGACGGCAGACCTGCTGGAAGAGTTCGGGTTGACGGATGCGGCGAAACGCCCGATTAAAGGTTTCTCGGGAGGCATGCGCCGCCGTCTGGATCTGGCAGCAAGCTTGATCGCACAACCGCCGCTGATCTTTCTGGACGAACCGACGACAGGGCTCGATCCGCGGACCCGCGCACAGATGTGGAACACGATCCGGCAGCTGGTCCAATCAGGTTCGACGGTCCTGCTGACCACTCAATACCTCGATGAAGCGGATCAACTGGCCGATCGCGTCGCCGTGATCGATCAAGGACACGTGGTTGCCGAGGGCACGGTGGACGATTTGAAAGCATCGGTGGGCACGGCATCTCTTCAGCTGCGCATTCAGGAGATGACGCAGCTCGAACAGGCACGTCAGATTGTCGAGCAGATCCTTCGGACCGAATCCAACGTCACGGCGGAAGCGGGGAAGATTACTGCGCCCATGGCGGATGCCAATATCGCGGCAGATCTGTTGATTGCCTTTCGTGCCGCAGGCATTGATTTGGCAGAGATGAGCGTGCAGAAGCCTACGCTGGACGAAGTGTTTCTCGCCATTACTGGCCAGGATGCTCGCGGCAATGAGTCCCATCCATCTCCGGAAACCAATGCAGTGAAGGAGTTGCAAGCATGA
- a CDS encoding ABC transporter permease yields the protein MNSTLLKQSTGRKLRKHTSLGQTVRNSLTMAYRGILKVKRTPEQLFDVTLQPIIFTLMFTYIFGGAISGNIQAYLLVIIPGILVQTVITSSVVTGVQLREDMDKGVFDRFKSLPIARIAPLAGALLADTIRYTIATVLTFAIGYILGYSPAGGLGHVALAGLLVIVCSWAISWIFAFLGVIARTASSVQGISMLVLFPLTFASNAFVPVETMPNWLQWVVNVNPISHLVSAVRELANQGTMGTDLMTTLAGAAVIVAIFAPLTVRAYMRRT from the coding sequence ATGAACAGTACACTATTGAAACAAAGCACAGGTCGGAAGTTGAGGAAACACACCAGTTTGGGGCAAACCGTCCGAAATTCGTTAACGATGGCTTACCGCGGAATATTAAAGGTGAAACGAACTCCGGAGCAATTGTTCGACGTTACGCTGCAGCCGATCATTTTCACATTGATGTTTACGTATATTTTTGGCGGAGCGATTTCGGGAAATATTCAAGCGTATTTATTGGTCATCATTCCGGGGATCCTTGTGCAGACCGTGATTACGAGTTCGGTCGTTACCGGCGTGCAATTGCGAGAGGACATGGACAAAGGGGTATTCGACCGATTCAAATCACTGCCTATTGCGCGTATTGCACCGCTGGCGGGAGCTTTGCTGGCCGATACGATCCGATACACGATCGCGACGGTGCTTACCTTTGCCATTGGATATATATTGGGTTATAGCCCGGCAGGTGGACTCGGCCACGTTGCTTTGGCTGGTTTGCTGGTTATCGTCTGCTCTTGGGCCATCAGTTGGATTTTTGCTTTTCTTGGTGTTATCGCGCGCACGGCATCCAGCGTACAAGGGATTTCCATGCTCGTCCTGTTTCCGCTCACCTTTGCCTCGAACGCTTTCGTACCTGTAGAGACGATGCCGAATTGGCTGCAATGGGTGGTCAACGTCAATCCGATCTCCCACCTGGTCTCCGCCGTTCGCGAACTGGCGAACCAAGGAACGATGGGAACAGATCTTATGACCACCCTTGCTGGAGCGGCGGTTATTGTAGCCATTTTTGCACCATTAACCGTACGGGCATACATGCGTAGAACATAA
- a CDS encoding metalloregulator ArsR/SmtB family transcription factor, with product MSRNQTKKDASTSTRRAIINQLKEHAGMDVVALSAHFSLSGMAIRQHLNALQEEGLVTYEEEARPMGRPTKLWRLTPAADRFFPSGYSDLSLSLIHSMKEAFGSEGMDKLLTVRNKKMQEKYLEYIGDTSIIEERLEKLAEVRTNEGYMAEIKQEDDGSLLFIEKHCPICEAAAACTGLCKNELQLFHHVLGNDVAVERVEYILAGGRSCVYRIQQKG from the coding sequence ATGAGTCGAAACCAAACGAAAAAAGATGCCTCCACGAGTACTCGGAGGGCCATCATCAATCAATTAAAAGAACACGCGGGAATGGATGTCGTAGCCCTTTCTGCTCATTTTTCGTTATCAGGAATGGCGATTCGCCAACATTTGAATGCCTTGCAGGAAGAAGGATTGGTTACATACGAAGAAGAGGCTCGTCCGATGGGCCGGCCAACCAAGCTATGGAGATTAACGCCTGCAGCGGATCGTTTTTTCCCAAGCGGCTATTCAGATTTATCGCTCAGTCTGATCCATTCGATGAAAGAGGCTTTCGGAAGCGAAGGCATGGATAAACTGCTGACTGTTAGGAATAAAAAAATGCAAGAAAAATATTTGGAGTACATCGGCGACACTTCTATCATCGAAGAGAGACTGGAGAAACTGGCGGAAGTTCGAACCAATGAAGGGTATATGGCGGAGATCAAGCAAGAAGACGATGGCAGTCTATTGTTTATCGAGAAGCACTGCCCGATTTGTGAAGCAGCGGCGGCCTGCACCGGATTATGCAAGAACGAACTGCAATTGTTTCATCACGTTCTCGGAAATGACGTTGCCGTTGAGCGGGTAGAGTATATTTTAGCGGGAGGAAGAAGCTGCGTTTATAGGATTCAACAAAAGGGTTGA
- a CDS encoding extracellular solute-binding protein, protein MKFGYAKLIALTICGSLMLSACSGGKSETGTSADGKTTITWLNIMHTASPPTDTVLDKIEELTNADIQFSWIPDASKEERLNTSLASGSLADIVSLTILENSSVRNALKAGVFWEVGPYLDEFPNLKGISQDMRNSASIEGKLYGIPMQKQVARNGVIIRKDWLDRLGLPVPKTTAELMQVAKAFTEQDPDGNGVKDTTGFMDRSDLVFGAFKTLGSYFGTPSSWAVSEDGKVTPEFESEGYIQAMDFMKELYDNGYINQDFAVTAKKDQQEGFAQGKAGIYVGALFDSKGLLNLAKGVQDDMELVMVNDITSTGNESDRAIWSTSNGVGGLLAFPKSEVKDEAELKRVLKFMDDLMSEEIYTLMTYGIKDVHYSLDANNGATIIDTKLWEQEVQPFSSSRPNENGYSIQDADPLRIESTRLIEENTKYAVLNPMYSLESPTFSEQGSELQKIITDATYKYILGKTDLNGFRDAVNTWRSSGGDKIIAEYEAAYQAVQGSK, encoded by the coding sequence ATGAAATTTGGCTATGCAAAGTTGATAGCGCTTACGATTTGCGGCAGTCTGATGCTCTCCGCGTGCTCCGGAGGGAAAAGTGAAACAGGAACCAGTGCAGATGGCAAAACGACCATTACTTGGCTGAACATCATGCATACGGCTTCGCCGCCAACGGATACGGTGCTTGACAAAATCGAAGAGCTGACGAATGCGGATATCCAGTTTTCCTGGATACCGGATGCTTCAAAGGAAGAGCGCCTGAATACCTCGCTGGCTTCGGGTTCCCTGGCTGATATCGTTTCGCTGACGATTCTGGAAAACTCGTCGGTTCGAAACGCGCTAAAAGCGGGAGTTTTCTGGGAAGTTGGACCCTATCTGGATGAATTCCCGAACTTGAAAGGAATCTCCCAAGACATGCGAAATTCCGCTTCCATTGAAGGAAAGCTGTACGGGATCCCGATGCAAAAACAGGTTGCGCGCAACGGCGTTATCATTCGCAAAGATTGGCTGGACCGACTCGGATTGCCTGTGCCCAAAACGACGGCAGAACTGATGCAGGTAGCCAAAGCGTTTACCGAACAAGATCCTGACGGCAATGGGGTCAAAGACACGACAGGGTTCATGGACCGCAGCGATCTCGTGTTTGGAGCATTCAAAACGCTGGGTTCCTACTTCGGAACGCCTAGCAGCTGGGCCGTCAGCGAGGATGGCAAAGTGACGCCCGAATTCGAATCGGAGGGGTACATCCAGGCGATGGATTTCATGAAGGAGCTGTATGACAACGGCTACATCAATCAGGATTTCGCGGTCACGGCGAAAAAGGATCAACAAGAGGGCTTCGCGCAAGGCAAAGCCGGCATTTACGTAGGCGCTTTATTTGATAGCAAAGGACTGCTTAATTTGGCCAAAGGCGTTCAAGATGACATGGAACTCGTTATGGTGAACGATATCACGTCCACGGGCAACGAAAGCGATCGGGCCATTTGGTCCACATCCAACGGCGTAGGCGGACTGCTTGCGTTCCCGAAATCGGAGGTGAAGGACGAAGCCGAATTAAAGCGGGTGCTGAAATTTATGGATGATCTCATGAGCGAAGAAATCTACACGTTAATGACGTATGGCATCAAAGACGTGCATTACAGCCTGGATGCCAACAATGGAGCGACCATCATTGACACCAAGCTTTGGGAGCAAGAGGTTCAACCCTTTTCGTCATCCCGGCCCAACGAGAACGGATACAGCATTCAGGATGCAGACCCGCTGCGCATCGAATCCACGCGTTTGATCGAGGAAAACACCAAGTATGCCGTGCTCAATCCGATGTACTCGCTGGAATCGCCGACGTTTTCGGAGCAAGGCTCCGAATTGCAAAAGATTATTACGGATGCCACCTATAAATACATTCTGGGCAAAACCGACCTGAACGGCTTCCGAGACGCGGTGAACACCTGGAGATCATCAGGCGGCGACAAAATCATTGCGGAATACGAGGCGGCATACCAAGCCGTGCAAGGGAGCAAGTAA
- a CDS encoding response regulator transcription factor, with protein sequence MASILVVDDDPHIRELVKHFLQQEGLHVIEAVDGLDALRVLDDHKVDLVVLDIMMPGMDGWELCRQLRQQTDLPLLMLTAKGETSQIVKGFSLGTDDYLVKPFDPLVLVARVKALLKRYHIMTSQVIVLGRLVMRGDTFECKNGEQDMVLPRKEFELLFTLASYPGKTFTRDQLIEKIWGYDYEGDERTVDVHIKRLRERFPEEEHAFVIRTMRGLGYRLEIRT encoded by the coding sequence TTGGCAAGCATACTGGTCGTAGACGACGACCCGCATATCAGGGAACTCGTTAAGCATTTTTTGCAACAAGAAGGTTTGCACGTCATCGAGGCCGTGGATGGCCTGGATGCGCTGCGTGTGCTCGATGATCACAAGGTTGATTTGGTCGTTCTCGACATCATGATGCCGGGCATGGACGGATGGGAGTTATGCCGCCAACTGCGGCAGCAGACGGACCTGCCTCTCCTGATGTTAACGGCCAAGGGGGAAACCTCGCAGATTGTCAAAGGATTTTCGCTGGGTACGGATGATTACCTGGTGAAGCCTTTTGATCCGCTGGTGCTCGTCGCGCGGGTGAAGGCGCTGCTGAAACGATATCATATCATGACTTCACAAGTGATCGTTCTCGGCAGGCTGGTCATGCGGGGAGATACGTTTGAATGCAAAAATGGCGAACAGGATATGGTTCTCCCGCGTAAGGAATTTGAATTACTGTTTACCCTGGCAAGTTATCCAGGCAAAACGTTTACACGCGATCAGTTAATCGAAAAAATTTGGGGGTATGATTACGAAGGGGACGAACGAACGGTTGATGTGCATATCAAGCGGCTTCGTGAACGGTTTCCCGAGGAAGAGCATGCTTTCGTCATTCGTACGATGCGAGGACTAGGGTATCGCTTGGAGATCAGGACATGA
- a CDS encoding pectinesterase family protein: MKRIVSLVLVISMLFSLLPAMAAAEEANEAGSLPAFPGAEGGGKYVTGGRGGAVYEVTTLADSGPGSLREAVSQNDTTVVFRVGGTIHLESPLAITGSNLTLAGQTAPGEGITVSDYWTTFQADNIIVRHMRFRLGDKHPSEDDVFGGRYHKNIIIDHCSFAWSVDEVLSMYVNENTTVQWSVIAESMLMTTHQKGRHGYAGIWGGNNASFHHNIIAHNVSRNPRFAGSPGFNTESYNNVVYNWGFFSAYGGEEGNYNLMNNYYKYGPNTYRSARDQVFLDVSPNTRLYVGGNVVDGFPEVTADNWLGVGELANPESKLSSPVEMAHPSPVDDAETAYERVLAEAGAVLPRRDAIDARIVNDVKNRTGQHINSQKEVGGYLEFEEAVSTLADRDRDGMPDDWEISMGLNPDDPNDRNGIHESGYTYLEVYLNGIVGNGSANPAVTIDSPANHTITTQGASVEITASASDSDGTVSKVEFYQNDVKLGEDDTAPYTFTWENVQDGTHYLTVRAIDDTGTATQSNNVTVHVHKESDIAPWQSTDIGTPGIAGHTQIGSSVTDITVKSAGDIHGDADHFHYAYQTLEGNGEIVAKVERVTATDDGAEAGVMIRGGLEPSAPFAALMVSYAKGGQKAVGLTRENAGKDVIYKETDTFISLPYWVKLVRLGDRVTSSVSKDGNDWSVTDSVYFSKDEPVYIGLAADASKPDDEVDKLNTSVFSNAAVHELPADFPLPPSHLSAVPGPKSVVLTWDEVENASSYSVFRSEISGGPYTKLQQGLGSNSYTDSNLTVGKTYYYVVKAENDKGISLDSSEASAVPEGDLETIYYIDEDFEEQETDTTPTGYVVSPDPQDADHKVVIAGVPSGTSGNSSAKALMLYDNAPGTTQFIRAFQPPQGNFVFETDIMSPGWPGTSYLLQLQNSSGSRTALSIEIRKPSAPVAEDQYTLVYKKDGADHKLMDVPAANQWYNLKITVNAASQKADIYIDNVRVADNVPFQADVTGEGIGRISARTPGTGKGTIYYDNIRLYVEPVATPKGLVAQPGNGMVRLDWEETEGASTYNVKRSDQQGSEHELVASNVAETHYIDETVVNGTTYSYVITATGPLGESGPSNLVQVTPSEDAVRPDAPENLQALARDSQAKLTWQGVDQASYYTVKRGTREEGPFVTVASRTTRPFYRDGGLENGTTYYYVVSATGIGGEGADAVPVAVTPTAALSTPTAAVESLPNAVRLVWEPVEGAAAYLIKRADSVEGPYEIIAEGETGTSYTDTGLRNGKPYYYKVVAVSGHTHSLDSTAAGTRPAANDGTPQIPSGLRAEAQDGGVVLRWNEAEGADGYAVKRSHLPEGPFVPIASDLNGTTYTDLELDNGSTYYYVVTAHNEAGESMSSVPVSEIPAPVLTVASDGSAQFERVQDAIDAVPDQSPTPTIIRIQDGTYREKLNVPSSKTNLRMIGESREGTVLVYGDSASTLDAAGNPLGTSNSYSFRVQTNDFTAEHLTIQNDAGDNAGQAVALFARGDRLVFRDVSLKGWQDTLYVNDGRQYYVDSYIEGDVDFIFGNAAAMFENSIIHSLSSGYVTAASTAEGKPGYVFLGSRITAEPGLTGKVALGRPWRPNANVVYINNYMDDHISPSGWNNWGNTDNERTARFAEYASYGPGAAAKSRYNWSSQLTAEEAAEYLPARHLAGEDGWNPASKLSWVDANRELSKVFVDGEPVADFDPTRKEYSLVVADAGELPVVTAEAASAKAKVHIEQADSMPGQATIRVTGQDGGESEYVIHFTGGEEQDTTPPTLRLKVNKPVLKAKGNKLETIRVTANAEDEGSGVASIVLVSITSNQPKQGKGKGNSSPDIVGAKYGTPDYEFKLRAERSGKGKGEDRIYTITYEAADHAGNKTRSSVTVTVKK, encoded by the coding sequence TTGAAAAGGATTGTGTCACTCGTTTTGGTCATATCCATGCTATTCAGTCTGCTTCCAGCGATGGCTGCTGCGGAAGAAGCGAACGAAGCCGGTTCATTGCCTGCCTTTCCCGGAGCTGAAGGCGGCGGAAAATATGTAACCGGCGGCAGGGGAGGCGCGGTGTACGAAGTAACGACCTTGGCGGATTCCGGCCCCGGTTCCCTGCGCGAAGCGGTCAGTCAAAATGACACTACAGTGGTGTTCCGGGTCGGCGGCACGATTCATCTTGAATCCCCGCTGGCCATCACGGGCTCCAACCTTACTCTTGCGGGCCAGACGGCTCCCGGCGAAGGCATCACCGTTTCGGATTATTGGACCACGTTTCAAGCCGATAACATTATCGTGAGACATATGCGTTTTCGCCTTGGAGACAAACATCCCAGCGAGGATGACGTGTTCGGTGGGCGTTACCACAAAAACATTATCATCGACCATTGCTCGTTCGCTTGGTCTGTCGATGAAGTGCTCAGCATGTACGTCAACGAAAATACGACCGTACAGTGGTCCGTCATTGCCGAAAGCATGCTGATGACTACCCACCAGAAGGGAAGACATGGCTACGCGGGCATCTGGGGCGGCAACAATGCTTCTTTCCATCACAACATCATCGCCCACAACGTAAGCCGTAACCCGAGATTCGCCGGTTCCCCCGGTTTCAACACCGAATCGTACAACAACGTCGTTTATAACTGGGGATTTTTCTCAGCCTATGGCGGTGAAGAAGGCAATTATAATTTGATGAACAATTATTACAAATACGGGCCAAACACGTATCGTTCGGCTCGGGATCAGGTTTTTCTCGATGTGAGCCCCAATACACGCCTCTATGTCGGAGGCAATGTCGTGGACGGTTTCCCTGAAGTCACGGCAGACAACTGGCTTGGCGTCGGCGAACTGGCAAACCCGGAGTCCAAATTGTCCTCTCCAGTGGAGATGGCCCATCCTTCGCCTGTTGACGATGCAGAAACCGCATATGAACGCGTCCTTGCCGAAGCGGGAGCCGTTCTACCCCGCAGGGATGCCATCGATGCCAGAATCGTGAACGACGTCAAAAACCGCACCGGGCAGCACATCAATTCGCAAAAAGAAGTCGGAGGATACCTCGAATTCGAGGAAGCCGTATCCACGTTGGCTGATCGTGACCGCGACGGCATGCCGGATGATTGGGAAATCAGCATGGGACTGAATCCCGACGATCCGAACGACCGGAACGGAATACACGAATCCGGTTATACCTATCTTGAAGTTTACCTGAACGGCATTGTCGGCAACGGCTCGGCCAACCCGGCAGTGACGATCGATTCGCCTGCCAACCATACCATCACGACGCAAGGAGCTTCTGTCGAGATCACAGCTTCGGCATCCGATTCAGACGGTACGGTGTCCAAGGTGGAGTTTTACCAAAACGACGTCAAATTAGGTGAAGATGATACGGCTCCGTACACCTTTACATGGGAAAATGTTCAGGACGGAACGCACTATCTGACGGTTCGCGCCATCGACGACACAGGAACGGCGACCCAATCCAACAATGTCACGGTTCATGTCCATAAAGAAAGCGACATTGCCCCATGGCAATCCACGGATATCGGGACGCCGGGCATTGCCGGACATACGCAGATCGGTTCAAGCGTGACCGATATCACCGTCAAATCGGCAGGCGATATTCATGGAGATGCTGATCATTTTCATTACGCTTATCAAACTCTGGAAGGCAACGGTGAGATTGTAGCCAAGGTGGAACGCGTAACAGCCACGGATGACGGAGCGGAAGCCGGCGTGATGATCCGTGGCGGGCTGGAACCGTCTGCTCCATTTGCCGCACTCATGGTCTCTTATGCCAAAGGCGGGCAAAAAGCGGTTGGATTGACGCGTGAAAACGCGGGAAAAGATGTTATCTACAAAGAAACGGATACCTTTATCAGCCTCCCTTACTGGGTAAAGCTCGTTCGGCTCGGGGATCGGGTGACCTCGTCGGTATCCAAAGACGGCAATGATTGGTCTGTCACGGATTCCGTCTATTTCTCCAAGGATGAACCGGTATACATCGGTCTGGCCGCAGACGCGTCCAAGCCGGACGACGAGGTGGATAAACTGAATACGTCGGTGTTTTCGAATGCTGCAGTCCATGAGCTACCTGCCGATTTCCCATTGCCACCGAGCCATCTTTCTGCAGTACCCGGTCCCAAATCCGTGGTATTAACATGGGATGAGGTGGAAAACGCAAGCTCGTACTCGGTATTCCGCTCCGAAATTTCCGGCGGACCTTATACGAAATTGCAGCAGGGCCTCGGCTCCAATTCATACACAGATTCAAATTTGACGGTGGGCAAAACGTATTACTATGTCGTCAAAGCCGAGAATGACAAGGGCATCAGCCTGGATTCGAGCGAAGCCAGTGCCGTGCCCGAAGGGGATTTGGAAACGATCTATTATATCGACGAGGACTTTGAGGAGCAGGAGACCGATACAACGCCAACGGGATATGTAGTGTCGCCGGATCCGCAGGATGCAGACCACAAAGTGGTCATCGCAGGCGTTCCTTCCGGAACAAGCGGCAACTCATCGGCCAAAGCGTTGATGCTCTACGACAATGCGCCGGGCACAACGCAATTCATTCGCGCGTTCCAGCCTCCGCAGGGAAACTTTGTTTTCGAAACGGATATCATGTCGCCGGGATGGCCGGGAACTTCATATCTCCTGCAGCTGCAGAACAGCTCGGGAAGTCGTACGGCGCTATCCATCGAAATCCGCAAACCGTCCGCTCCCGTGGCCGAAGATCAGTATACGTTGGTGTACAAAAAAGACGGAGCGGATCACAAATTGATGGATGTGCCTGCCGCCAATCAATGGTACAACCTGAAAATCACGGTCAATGCCGCCTCTCAGAAAGCCGATATTTATATCGACAACGTACGCGTTGCGGACAACGTTCCTTTCCAGGCCGACGTAACCGGCGAAGGAATTGGCCGGATTTCGGCAAGAACGCCGGGCACGGGCAAAGGAACCATTTATTACGACAACATTCGCCTCTATGTTGAACCCGTTGCCACGCCCAAGGGACTCGTGGCCCAGCCCGGGAACGGCATGGTCCGGCTGGATTGGGAAGAAACGGAGGGTGCTTCGACGTACAATGTCAAACGCAGCGATCAACAAGGTTCCGAGCATGAACTTGTCGCTTCGAACGTGGCCGAAACCCATTACATCGACGAAACCGTCGTCAATGGCACGACCTATTCTTATGTGATCACTGCAACAGGCCCGTTAGGCGAGAGCGGACCTTCCAACCTGGTCCAAGTGACGCCATCGGAAGATGCCGTAAGACCGGATGCCCCCGAAAACTTGCAAGCCTTGGCGAGAGATTCTCAAGCAAAGCTGACATGGCAGGGGGTGGACCAGGCGAGTTACTACACGGTTAAACGCGGTACCCGGGAAGAAGGCCCTTTTGTCACCGTGGCTTCCCGCACGACGCGGCCTTTCTATCGGGATGGCGGATTGGAGAATGGCACGACATATTATTACGTCGTGTCTGCGACCGGCATCGGAGGAGAGGGAGCTGATGCCGTCCCGGTCGCCGTGACGCCGACGGCAGCGTTGTCCACGCCAACAGCAGCAGTAGAGTCGCTGCCGAATGCGGTCCGTCTTGTATGGGAACCGGTGGAAGGAGCGGCAGCGTATCTCATTAAGCGGGCAGATTCGGTGGAGGGGCCATATGAAATCATCGCTGAAGGCGAAACAGGAACCTCCTACACAGACACCGGCCTTCGAAATGGCAAGCCATACTACTATAAAGTAGTTGCGGTGAGCGGTCATACACACAGCTTGGATTCAACAGCGGCGGGAACCCGCCCCGCCGCGAATGACGGCACGCCTCAAATCCCGTCCGGACTCAGGGCCGAAGCGCAGGACGGCGGCGTTGTTCTCCGTTGGAACGAGGCAGAGGGGGCAGACGGTTATGCCGTTAAACGCAGTCATTTGCCGGAAGGACCGTTCGTACCGATTGCCTCGGATTTGAACGGGACAACGTATACCGATTTAGAGCTGGACAATGGCAGCACGTACTACTATGTCGTCACGGCGCACAATGAGGCAGGAGAAAGCATGTCGTCCGTTCCGGTATCGGAAATTCCTGCGCCCGTACTGACCGTGGCTTCCGATGGCAGCGCGCAATTCGAACGGGTTCAGGATGCCATCGATGCGGTGCCGGATCAAAGTCCGACGCCGACCATCATCCGGATTCAGGATGGAACATACCGCGAGAAGCTGAACGTGCCTTCCAGCAAGACGAATTTGCGGATGATTGGCGAGAGCCGTGAAGGAACCGTCCTGGTCTACGGCGATTCGGCAAGCACGCTGGATGCGGCCGGCAACCCGCTGGGTACTTCGAACAGCTACAGCTTCCGGGTGCAAACGAACGATTTTACGGCCGAACATCTGACGATCCAGAATGATGCCGGCGACAATGCCGGGCAGGCCGTGGCCCTCTTCGCCCGCGGCGACCGTCTCGTGTTCCGGGATGTCAGCCTGAAGGGATGGCAGGATACGCTCTACGTCAACGACGGCAGACAATACTATGTGGATAGTTACATCGAAGGCGACGTCGATTTTATTTTCGGCAACGCAGCGGCAATGTTCGAGAACAGCATCATTCACAGCCTGAGCAGCGGCTATGTGACGGCAGCTTCGACGGCTGAAGGAAAACCCGGTTATGTGTTCCTGGGCAGCCGAATCACGGCCGAGCCGGGCCTAACCGGCAAAGTGGCTCTTGGAAGACCATGGCGGCCTAATGCCAACGTCGTCTACATCAACAACTACATGGATGATCATATCAGTCCGTCAGGTTGGAACAATTGGGGCAATACAGATAACGAACGGACGGCCCGTTTCGCCGAATACGCCAGTTATGGTCCGGGTGCGGCGGCCAAAAGCCGTTACAATTGGTCCAGCCAGCTGACGGCAGAAGAAGCGGCCGAATATCTTCCTGCCCGGCATTTAGCCGGAGAAGACGGCTGGAATCCTGCTTCTAAACTTTCATGGGTTGACGCCAACAGAGAGTTGTCAAAGGTATTCGTGGATGGCGAGCCTGTAGCGGATTTCGATCCGACTCGCAAGGAGTATTCGTTGGTGGTTGCGGACGCAGGTGAGCTGCCTGTCGTGACGGCGGAAGCCGCTTCTGCGAAGGCCAAAGTGCACATTGAGCAGGCCGATTCCATGCCTGGCCAAGCGACGATCCGGGTTACGGGGCAAGACGGCGGCGAGTCGGAATATGTCATTCATTTTACGGGTGGGGAAGAGCAGGATACAACACCGCCAACCCTGCGTCTGAAGGTGAACAAACCGGTCCTGAAGGCCAAGGGGAACAAGCTGGAAACAATCCGGGTCACTGCGAATGCCGAGGATGAAGGATCTGGCGTTGCTTCCATCGTCCTTGTATCGATTACAAGCAATCAGCCTAAGCAGGGGAAAGGGAAGGGAAACTCCTCGCCTGATATTGTAGGAGCCAAGTATGGCACGCCCGATTATGAATTCAAGCTTCGTGCCGAACGATCGGGGAAAGGCAAAGGAGAAGACCGCATTTACACGATCACTTACGAGGCAGCGGATCATGCAGGGAACAAAACGAGATCTTCCGTTACGGTAACGGTCAAAAAGTAA